A region of Myxococcus stipitatus DSM 14675 DNA encodes the following proteins:
- a CDS encoding AI-2E family transporter, whose product MASEQTARRVFTGLILLSLVLLALVVQPFAKAFFLAAVLAGALYGGYSWLSRKLRGRKNISAGLVCTAVILALLIPVGGFTAFIVAEVSSGAQFVTRTVQQEGVEGLVQKLPAPLRQGVEGLLKRLPVEEVHLDEKLQQQVSSQSATAARAVTGAVAATGSIAFQTVMMLIALFFFLTDGKELVEWLESVSPLRPGETLEIMREFRSVSGAVLFSSLATAGVQALAALIGFLIARVPAPLFFAGVTFFLALIPAVGAAVVVLVAAALMFFSGHPWAALFLAIWGTVVVGLVDNIVKPLLAKRGMHQHGAIVFFSLLGGLAAFGTVGLLLGPLIVAFFLALVRIHERDYGRNHPDPDSPSTPGPHTRREPDGPGLATKGTSPGPSTAPERH is encoded by the coding sequence ATGGCATCCGAGCAGACCGCCCGGCGAGTGTTCACCGGCCTCATCCTGCTGTCCCTCGTGCTCCTGGCCCTCGTCGTCCAGCCCTTCGCCAAGGCCTTCTTCCTGGCGGCGGTGCTGGCGGGGGCGCTCTACGGCGGGTACAGCTGGCTGAGCCGCAAGCTGCGCGGGCGGAAGAACATCTCCGCGGGCCTCGTCTGCACGGCGGTCATCCTCGCGCTGCTCATCCCGGTGGGAGGCTTCACCGCGTTCATCGTCGCCGAGGTGTCCTCCGGCGCGCAGTTCGTCACCAGGACGGTGCAACAGGAGGGCGTGGAAGGACTGGTGCAGAAGCTTCCGGCCCCCTTGCGCCAGGGCGTGGAGGGCCTGCTGAAGCGGCTGCCCGTGGAAGAGGTCCACCTGGACGAGAAGCTCCAGCAGCAGGTCAGCAGTCAGAGCGCGACGGCGGCGCGCGCCGTGACGGGGGCCGTGGCGGCGACGGGCTCCATCGCCTTCCAGACGGTGATGATGCTCATCGCCCTCTTCTTCTTCCTCACGGACGGGAAGGAGCTGGTGGAGTGGCTGGAGAGCGTGTCCCCGCTGCGGCCCGGGGAGACGCTGGAGATCATGCGCGAGTTCCGCAGCGTGTCCGGCGCGGTGCTGTTCTCCTCGCTGGCCACCGCGGGGGTGCAGGCCCTGGCCGCGCTCATCGGCTTCCTCATCGCCCGGGTGCCCGCGCCGCTGTTCTTCGCGGGCGTCACCTTCTTCCTCGCGCTCATCCCCGCCGTCGGCGCCGCCGTCGTCGTGCTGGTGGCCGCGGCGTTGATGTTCTTCAGCGGACACCCCTGGGCCGCGCTCTTCCTGGCCATCTGGGGCACGGTGGTGGTGGGCCTGGTGGACAACATCGTCAAGCCGCTGCTCGCCAAGCGCGGCATGCACCAGCACGGGGCCATCGTCTTCTTCTCGCTGCTCGGAGGCCTGGCGGCGTTCGGCACGGTGGGCCTGCTGCTGGGCCCGCTCATCGTCGCCTTCTTCCTGGCCCTGGTGCGCATCCACGAGCGCGACTACGGCCGCAACCACCCGGACCCCGACAGCCCCTCCACCCCCGGCCCCCACACGCGCCGAGAGCCGGACGGCCCGGGGCTCGCCACGA